A DNA window from Mycobacterium sp. IDR2000157661 contains the following coding sequences:
- a CDS encoding MbtH family protein encodes MSHNPFDDEHGDFYVLVNDEDQYSLWPTFAEVPAQWRVVFGESTRSDCLAYIEENWTDLRPRSLREAMTER; translated from the coding sequence ATGAGCCACAACCCTTTCGATGACGAGCACGGGGACTTCTACGTGCTGGTCAACGACGAGGACCAGTACAGTCTGTGGCCGACGTTCGCCGAGGTTCCCGCGCAGTGGCGGGTCGTTTTCGGCGAGAGCACCAGGTCGGACTGCCTGGCCTACATCGAGGAGAACTGGACGGACCTGCGCCCGCGCAGCCTGCGCGAGGCGATGACGGAGCGCTGA
- the mbtG gene encoding NADPH-dependent L-lysine N(6)-monooxygenase MbtG, with protein MNRTLAVVGAGAKAVAVAAKAAVLRDMGVDAPDVVVVERTEVAANWQADGGWTDGQHRLGTSPEKDVGFPYRSALVPRRNAELDERMTRHSWQSYLIATGQFAEWVDRGRPAPTHRRWSQYLRWVAANVEMTVVAGEVQRISVDVRFDRQRWVLHTPDRTVPADGLMITGPGQPERSILPGNPRVLSIAQFWHRAAQREMISAERVAVIGGGETAASMLNELFRHRISTITVISPQVTLFTRGEGYFENTLFSDPTGWTNLTLAERRDAMARTDRGVFSARVQDALLADDRIRHLRGRVAHAVARDGQIRLTLSTNTGGPALETAHGFDLVIDGSGADALWFVPLLAQDALDVLELGLGGPLTGDLLQVSIGDDLAVEHVMPKLFLPGLAGLTQGPGFPNLSCLGLLSDRVLGADLTTTPSPARRSHEPQPFR; from the coding sequence GTGAACCGGACACTCGCGGTGGTGGGCGCGGGCGCGAAGGCGGTGGCGGTCGCGGCCAAGGCCGCCGTGCTGCGCGACATGGGCGTCGACGCGCCCGACGTCGTCGTGGTCGAACGCACCGAAGTGGCCGCCAACTGGCAGGCCGACGGCGGCTGGACCGACGGTCAGCACCGGCTGGGCACCAGCCCCGAAAAGGACGTCGGGTTCCCGTACCGGTCAGCACTGGTCCCGCGGCGCAACGCCGAACTCGACGAGCGGATGACCCGGCACAGCTGGCAGTCGTACCTGATCGCCACCGGCCAGTTCGCCGAATGGGTCGACCGCGGCAGACCCGCACCCACGCATCGCCGGTGGAGCCAGTACCTGCGTTGGGTCGCAGCCAATGTCGAGATGACGGTGGTCGCCGGGGAGGTGCAGCGCATCTCGGTCGACGTCCGCTTCGACCGGCAACGCTGGGTGCTGCACACACCCGACCGCACGGTGCCGGCCGACGGCTTGATGATCACCGGCCCCGGCCAACCCGAGCGGTCGATTCTGCCCGGCAATCCGCGGGTGCTCTCGATCGCCCAGTTCTGGCACCGCGCGGCCCAGCGCGAGATGATCTCCGCCGAACGCGTCGCGGTGATCGGCGGCGGCGAGACCGCGGCCTCGATGCTCAACGAGCTGTTCCGGCATCGCATCTCCACGATCACGGTGATCTCGCCGCAGGTCACGCTGTTCACCCGCGGCGAAGGTTACTTCGAGAACACGCTGTTCTCCGACCCGACCGGATGGACGAATCTCACGCTGGCCGAACGGCGCGACGCGATGGCACGCACCGACCGCGGGGTCTTCTCCGCGCGGGTGCAGGACGCCCTGTTGGCCGACGACCGCATCCGGCACCTGCGCGGCCGGGTGGCGCATGCCGTGGCCAGGGACGGTCAGATCCGGTTGACGCTGAGCACGAACACCGGCGGTCCGGCGCTGGAGACCGCCCATGGATTCGACCTCGTCATCGACGGCTCGGGCGCCGACGCGCTGTGGTTCGTGCCGCTGCTCGCCCAGGACGCCCTCGACGTGCTCGAACTCGGGCTGGGCGGGCCGCTGACCGGTGACCTGCTGCAGGTCTCGATCGGCGACGATCTCGCGGTCGAACACGTCATGCCGAAGCTGTTCCTGCCGGGGTTGGCCGGCCTGACCCAGGGCCCCGGCTTCCCGAACCTGTCCTGCCTGGGCCTGCTGTCCGATCGGGTCCTCGGCGCCGACCTGACCACAACCCCATCGCCTGCGAGGAGAAGCCATGAGCCACAACCCTTTCGATGA
- a CDS encoding amino acid adenylation domain-containing protein, whose protein sequence is MTATQSEPAVEDVMALSPLQQGLFSLAQLSTGADDPYVIAMAADITGELDTALLRDCAAALLARHPNLRACFLRGDLSRPVQVVPARVNVPWRHVIAAADEVAALEADERRRPFDLERGPAIRFLLIDIAGHQDGRFRFVVVAHHIIIDGWSLPLFVGELIALYRSGGDTGVLPPPPRPYRDYIGWLAARDQQASRDLWRAHLGGLDGPTLVSPALTTGEPPAGEPHRTEVALDRAATDRLTDAARNRGVTVNTLVQMAWAVLVSAFTDRDDVVFGVTVSGRPGELTGVETMVGLFINTVPLRVRLDPVARVGAQCLALQREAAMLRDHGYLPHNELRAMGGVGEMYDSLLVYENFPPGGLVGAGEFVANGATFRPAALESVSHFPVTIAAHLVDDHLTVLVEVVDGALGPMSPESLGRRLLMTVERLVSNWDTPLRDVDLLFDGEDPVLGDGSATSPAAAGVHEMFRRVAGGRLGSVALSWSGGELTYRELDEAADRVAAALAVRGVRTETPVAIQLGRGPHYVIAMLAVLKAGGVIVPLDPAMPDERVADILAQSKATVVVDEAFVAASASEPADDFRPVPARTGQAAYVVFTSGTTGRPKGVVGTHQALLAYADDHARTVLRPAATRLGRPLRVAHAWSFTFDAAWQPLAALLEGHAVHIVDDHVQRDAEALVETIGRHGIDLIDTTPSMFAQLHACGLLTTVPLAVLALGGEAVGIPAWSMIRDECARTGMAAYNCYGPTETTVEAVVAVVAAHEAPTIGRPTSPTRAYVLDSWLRPVPDGVPGELYLAGAQLTRGYHGRPGETAARFVADPFAPGQRMYRTGDVVRRQADGALDFLGRSDAQVKIRGYRVEPAEIAAVLHGHPAVRHAHVAVRRRRWGAQLVAYVAAEPAPDVAELRALVAKRLPRYMVPHSIVPVDRMPVTSHGKVDDAALAAITVTDDRSAAAATPTEAALAAVLAELLDGAEIDVTADFLALGLDSIVALSVVQAARRRGIALRARLMLECATVRELAAALDDEVDQAAAANRPGEPAGPIPVLPNVHWLYEHGDPRRLMQTEAIRLPDGITAGHLNAMLRAVVDDHEMLRSRLDRPSMTFVEHEPQQLLTEVWVDGAVTEAVAAATANAVETLDPQRGSMLTATWLRHPDGPGVLLLAAHVLAMDPASWRIVLAQLDAGWHAIGSGRDPVSTPEHTGYRRWSRLLAERAETLDTCDFWAAQLDGDDPALGARRLRPGTDRVGDVVVSMSMAGAELTVRLLTAAEPAPHLLAAAVARTVTRWRRHRGQDTPPPLLSLETHGRADDVVSDADLSDTVGLLTAIYPLRVQSISDVAGLPGAGIDFGLLRYLRSDTGERLAACREPQLLLNFLGRMHAGIDGGALQPDRGLLAGVSPIPEPNLAVRHELTIMAAMLGPSDAPVLGTQWRTLPDILSAEDVAMLQSMFLDSLEEVLS, encoded by the coding sequence GTGACCGCGACGCAGTCCGAGCCCGCCGTCGAGGACGTGATGGCGCTCAGCCCCCTGCAGCAGGGGTTGTTCTCGCTGGCCCAGTTGAGCACCGGCGCCGACGACCCGTATGTCATCGCGATGGCCGCCGACATCACCGGCGAACTGGACACCGCTCTGCTGCGCGACTGCGCCGCGGCCCTGCTGGCCCGGCATCCGAACCTGCGGGCCTGCTTCCTGCGCGGCGATCTGAGCAGGCCGGTGCAGGTGGTGCCCGCCCGCGTGAACGTGCCCTGGCGGCATGTCATCGCCGCCGCCGACGAGGTGGCCGCGCTCGAAGCCGACGAACGGCGGCGTCCGTTCGATCTGGAACGCGGTCCGGCGATCCGCTTCCTGCTCATCGACATCGCCGGTCATCAGGACGGCCGGTTCCGCTTCGTTGTCGTCGCGCACCACATCATCATCGACGGCTGGTCGCTGCCCCTGTTCGTCGGCGAGCTCATCGCGCTGTACCGCTCCGGCGGTGACACCGGTGTGCTGCCGCCGCCGCCGCGCCCCTACCGCGACTACATCGGCTGGCTGGCCGCACGCGATCAGCAGGCCAGCCGTGATCTGTGGCGCGCCCACCTCGGCGGTCTCGACGGTCCCACCCTCGTCTCTCCCGCGCTGACCACCGGGGAGCCGCCCGCCGGCGAGCCGCACCGCACCGAGGTCGCGCTCGACCGCGCCGCCACCGACCGGTTGACCGACGCGGCCCGCAACCGCGGCGTCACCGTCAACACGCTTGTCCAGATGGCCTGGGCCGTCCTGGTTTCGGCGTTCACCGACCGCGACGACGTGGTGTTCGGGGTGACGGTGTCCGGGCGACCCGGCGAGCTCACCGGCGTCGAGACGATGGTCGGCCTGTTCATCAACACCGTGCCGCTGCGGGTGCGGCTGGACCCGGTGGCGCGGGTCGGCGCGCAATGCCTTGCGCTGCAACGGGAGGCCGCCATGCTGCGCGACCACGGCTACCTGCCGCACAACGAGTTGCGGGCAATGGGCGGCGTCGGTGAGATGTACGACAGCCTGCTGGTGTACGAGAACTTCCCGCCCGGCGGATTGGTCGGCGCCGGTGAGTTCGTGGCCAACGGCGCCACTTTCCGGCCCGCGGCACTGGAGAGCGTCTCTCATTTCCCGGTGACCATCGCCGCGCACCTGGTCGACGACCACCTCACGGTGCTGGTCGAGGTGGTCGACGGCGCGCTGGGCCCGATGAGCCCCGAGTCGCTGGGCAGGCGACTGCTGATGACCGTCGAGCGGTTGGTCAGCAACTGGGACACGCCGCTTCGCGACGTCGACCTGCTGTTCGACGGCGAGGATCCGGTGCTGGGGGACGGGTCTGCGACCTCACCGGCGGCAGCGGGGGTGCACGAGATGTTTCGCCGGGTGGCCGGTGGCCGCCTCGGGTCTGTCGCATTGAGCTGGTCCGGCGGTGAGCTCACCTACCGCGAACTCGACGAGGCCGCCGACCGCGTCGCCGCGGCGCTGGCCGTTCGCGGCGTGCGCACCGAGACACCGGTGGCGATCCAACTGGGGCGCGGCCCGCACTACGTGATCGCGATGCTCGCCGTCCTCAAGGCGGGCGGGGTGATCGTCCCGCTCGACCCGGCGATGCCCGACGAACGCGTCGCCGACATCCTCGCCCAGTCGAAAGCGACGGTCGTCGTCGACGAGGCTTTCGTGGCCGCGTCGGCGAGCGAGCCCGCCGACGACTTCCGCCCGGTGCCTGCCCGCACCGGACAGGCCGCATACGTGGTGTTCACCTCTGGCACCACCGGCAGGCCGAAGGGCGTGGTCGGCACACACCAGGCGCTGCTGGCCTACGCCGACGACCATGCCCGAACCGTGTTGCGGCCTGCGGCGACCCGGCTGGGCCGTCCGCTGCGGGTCGCCCACGCCTGGTCGTTCACCTTCGACGCGGCGTGGCAGCCGCTGGCCGCGCTGCTCGAGGGGCACGCCGTGCACATCGTCGACGACCATGTCCAGCGCGACGCCGAGGCACTGGTCGAGACCATCGGGCGCCACGGCATCGACCTGATCGACACCACGCCGTCGATGTTCGCCCAACTGCACGCCTGCGGGCTGCTGACGACCGTCCCGCTGGCCGTGCTGGCGCTCGGTGGCGAGGCGGTCGGCATTCCCGCGTGGTCGATGATCCGCGACGAGTGCGCCCGCACCGGCATGGCGGCCTACAACTGCTACGGCCCGACCGAGACCACCGTCGAAGCGGTCGTCGCGGTCGTCGCCGCCCACGAGGCACCGACCATCGGCCGGCCGACGTCACCCACCCGGGCCTACGTACTGGACTCCTGGCTGCGACCGGTCCCCGACGGCGTGCCGGGCGAGTTGTACCTGGCCGGGGCTCAGCTGACCCGCGGCTACCACGGCAGGCCCGGCGAAACCGCAGCGCGATTCGTGGCCGACCCGTTCGCGCCGGGACAACGCATGTACCGCACCGGCGACGTGGTGCGACGACAGGCCGACGGCGCGCTCGACTTCCTCGGCCGATCCGACGCACAAGTCAAGATCCGCGGTTACCGCGTCGAGCCCGCCGAGATCGCGGCGGTGCTGCACGGCCACCCCGCGGTGCGGCACGCCCACGTTGCCGTGCGCAGGCGGCGCTGGGGCGCCCAACTGGTCGCCTACGTCGCCGCCGAGCCCGCGCCCGACGTCGCCGAGCTGCGCGCGCTGGTCGCAAAACGCCTGCCGCGCTACATGGTTCCGCACAGCATCGTGCCCGTCGACCGGATGCCGGTGACGTCGCACGGCAAGGTCGACGACGCGGCGCTGGCCGCCATCACCGTCACCGACGACCGGTCCGCCGCCGCCGCGACGCCGACGGAGGCCGCGCTGGCAGCCGTGCTCGCCGAACTGCTCGACGGCGCCGAGATCGATGTCACCGCCGACTTCCTCGCGCTGGGACTGGACAGCATCGTCGCGCTGTCTGTGGTGCAGGCCGCGCGCAGACGTGGGATTGCGCTGCGAGCGCGGCTGATGCTCGAGTGCGCCACCGTCCGCGAACTGGCCGCCGCGCTCGACGACGAGGTCGACCAGGCGGCGGCGGCCAACCGGCCCGGCGAGCCGGCCGGCCCGATCCCGGTGCTGCCCAACGTGCACTGGCTCTACGAGCACGGCGATCCGCGGCGACTGATGCAGACCGAGGCGATCCGGCTGCCCGACGGCATCACCGCCGGGCACCTGAACGCGATGCTGCGCGCCGTCGTCGACGATCACGAGATGCTGCGGAGCCGCCTCGACCGGCCGTCCATGACCTTCGTCGAACACGAGCCACAGCAGTTGCTGACCGAGGTGTGGGTCGACGGCGCCGTCACCGAAGCGGTCGCCGCAGCCACTGCGAACGCGGTCGAAACCCTTGACCCGCAACGCGGTTCGATGCTGACGGCGACTTGGCTGCGACATCCCGACGGTCCCGGTGTTCTCCTGCTCGCCGCGCACGTGCTCGCCATGGACCCCGCGTCCTGGCGCATCGTGTTGGCCCAGCTCGACGCGGGCTGGCATGCGATCGGTTCCGGGCGCGACCCCGTGTCGACGCCGGAGCACACCGGTTACCGGCGGTGGTCGCGGTTGCTTGCCGAGCGCGCCGAGACTCTCGACACCTGTGACTTCTGGGCCGCTCAACTCGACGGCGACGATCCCGCGCTGGGTGCCCGCCGGTTGCGGCCAGGAACCGACCGGGTCGGCGATGTCGTGGTCTCAATGTCGATGGCCGGCGCCGAACTGACCGTGCGGTTGCTCACCGCCGCCGAACCCGCACCGCACCTGTTGGCCGCGGCGGTCGCGCGCACCGTCACCCGGTGGCGGCGCCACCGCGGCCAGGACACCCCGCCGCCACTGTTGTCGCTGGAGACCCACGGCCGTGCCGACGACGTGGTCAGCGACGCCGACCTGTCGGACACCGTGGGCCTGCTGACCGCCATCTATCCACTACGCGTGCAGTCGATCAGCGATGTGGCCGGACTGCCCGGCGCCGGAATCGATTTCGGGCTCCTGCGCTACCTGCGGTCGGATACCGGCGAACGGCTCGCCGCCTGCCGCGAACCCCAGCTGCTGCTGAACTTCCTCGGCAGGATGCACGCCGGGATCGACGGCGGCGCACTGCAGCCCGACCGCGGACTGCTGGCAGGCGTGTCACCGATCCCGGAGCCGAATCTCGCGGTGCGCCACGAACTGACCATCATGGCCGCGATGCTCGGCCCGAGCGACGCTCCGGTGCTGGGCACCCAGTGGCGCACGCTGCCCGACATCCTGTCCGCCGAGGACGTCGCCATGCTGCAGTCGATGTTCCTCGACTCGCTGGAAGAGGTCCTCTCGTGA
- a CDS encoding DUF998 domain-containing protein, with translation MATTRTPVVANRTALVVGAVAWLVAAVGYVALELLAASAVPGYSYAEQYISALGVPAWSPRAYLMNAAFLGQGVLFVVGSVFVARAVRAGWTGALFVVLTVVAAAGDFLVGIVHGGSPLWNAGHEWLHGLGAVLAIFGGNAAILAGTAVAGRAIGTRGYRLIGASIGIAGLLILVVLQNYHSWTVDYVPIGVVERACVYTVMLWQLLTALVLLRRRT, from the coding sequence GTGGCAACGACGAGAACGCCGGTGGTGGCCAACCGCACGGCCCTCGTCGTCGGAGCGGTCGCGTGGCTGGTGGCAGCTGTCGGCTACGTCGCCCTCGAATTGCTCGCGGCGTCGGCGGTTCCCGGATACAGCTACGCCGAGCAGTACATCAGCGCGCTCGGCGTGCCGGCCTGGTCGCCGCGCGCCTACCTGATGAACGCCGCGTTCCTCGGTCAGGGCGTGCTCTTCGTCGTCGGCTCGGTGTTCGTCGCCCGTGCCGTGCGGGCCGGGTGGACCGGCGCGCTGTTCGTCGTGCTCACGGTGGTCGCGGCCGCTGGCGACTTCCTGGTCGGCATCGTGCACGGTGGGTCACCGCTGTGGAACGCCGGGCACGAGTGGCTGCACGGGCTCGGTGCGGTCCTCGCGATCTTCGGCGGCAACGCGGCGATCCTCGCGGGCACCGCGGTGGCGGGCCGCGCGATCGGCACCAGAGGCTACCGGCTCATCGGGGCCTCGATCGGGATCGCCGGGCTGCTGATCCTCGTCGTGCTGCAGAACTACCACTCTTGGACGGTCGACTACGTGCCGATCGGTGTCGTCGAACGGGCCTGTGTGTACACGGTGATGTTGTGGCAGCTGCTCACGGCGCTGGTGCTGCTGCGCCGCCGTACCTAG
- the hrcA gene encoding heat-inducible transcriptional repressor HrcA — MGSADDRRFDVLRAIVADFVATKEPIGSKTLVERHNLGVSSATVRNDMAVLEAEGYITQPHTSSGRVPTEKGYREFVDRLDDVKPLSTAERTAILRFLDTGVDLDDVLRRAVRLLAQLTRQVAIVQYPTLTTSTVRHLEVVALTPARLLLVVITDTGRVDQRIVELGDALDEHDVAKLRDLLGQALEGKPVTTASVAVSDLASHLTGHGGLADAVGRSATVLVETLVDHSEERLLLGGTANLTRNTADFGGSLRSVLEALEEQVVVLRLLAAQQEAGKVTVRIGHETEAEEMAGTSVVTTAYGSSGKVYGGMGVLGPTRMDYPGTIANVAAVALYIGEVLGSR; from the coding sequence ATGGGTAGCGCCGACGATCGTCGATTCGACGTGCTGCGCGCGATCGTCGCCGACTTCGTGGCCACCAAGGAGCCGATCGGATCCAAGACGCTCGTCGAGCGGCACAACCTGGGGGTGTCGAGTGCCACCGTGCGCAACGACATGGCAGTGCTGGAGGCCGAGGGCTACATCACCCAGCCGCATACCAGTTCCGGGCGGGTGCCCACCGAGAAGGGTTACCGCGAATTCGTCGACCGGCTCGACGACGTCAAGCCGCTGTCGACCGCCGAGCGGACGGCGATCCTGCGGTTCCTCGATACCGGCGTCGACCTCGACGACGTGTTGCGCCGCGCGGTGCGGCTGCTGGCCCAGCTGACCCGTCAGGTGGCGATCGTGCAGTACCCGACGCTGACCACCTCGACGGTGCGCCATCTCGAGGTCGTGGCGCTCACGCCTGCGCGGTTGCTGCTGGTGGTGATCACCGACACCGGCCGCGTCGACCAGCGCATCGTCGAACTTGGTGATGCGCTCGACGAACACGACGTCGCCAAGCTGCGCGACCTGCTGGGCCAGGCACTCGAGGGCAAGCCGGTCACCACCGCGTCGGTCGCGGTGTCGGATCTGGCCTCGCACCTCACCGGGCACGGCGGGCTGGCCGACGCCGTCGGCCGGTCGGCGACCGTGCTGGTCGAGACGCTGGTCGACCACAGCGAGGAACGGCTGCTGCTGGGCGGCACCGCCAACCTGACCCGGAACACCGCGGACTTCGGCGGTTCGTTGCGCTCGGTGCTGGAGGCCCTCGAGGAACAGGTCGTGGTGCTGCGGCTGCTGGCCGCCCAGCAGGAGGCGGGCAAGGTGACCGTGCGCATCGGTCACGAGACCGAGGCCGAGGAGATGGCGGGGACCTCGGTGGTCACCACCGCCTACGGCAGTTCGGGCAAGGTGTACGGCGGCATGGGTGTGTTGGGGCCCACTCGAATGGACTATCCGGGAACTATCGCTAATGTCGCTGCGGTTGCTCTCTATATCGGGGAAGTCTTAGGCAGCCGGTAG
- a CDS encoding type II toxin-antitoxin system VapB family antitoxin: protein MIFKGVRDGRPYPEHGLSHRQWAQIPPRQIRLDELVMTTTVLALDRLLSEDSTFYGDLFPHAVRWRGDVYLEDGLHRAVRAALRNRTVLHARVFDMDFPSPADAWAESQQI, encoded by the coding sequence ATGATCTTCAAGGGAGTCCGCGACGGCAGGCCCTACCCCGAACACGGGTTGTCGCATCGACAGTGGGCACAGATCCCGCCGCGGCAGATCCGCCTCGACGAGTTGGTGATGACCACGACGGTGCTGGCGCTGGACCGGCTGCTGTCGGAGGACTCGACGTTCTACGGCGACCTGTTCCCACACGCGGTCAGGTGGCGGGGCGACGTCTATCTCGAGGACGGTCTGCACCGGGCGGTGCGCGCCGCGCTGCGCAACCGGACGGTGCTGCACGCGCGCGTGTTCGACATGGACTTCCCGTCTCCGGCTGACGCGTGGGCCGAGTCTCAGCAGATCTAG